TGAGAACAATAAAAGAAAAAAACGCCTTACAAATAATGCATATTTTCAAATTGGCAGTATAACCAAATCGTTTACAGCCGCATTAATCTTAAAGCTTGAAGCGGAAGGGAAATTAAACATCAACCAAACAATTGGATATTGGTTGCCAGAATATAATGATTGGAAAGGCATTACTATAAAGCAATTACTTAATATGACAAGTGCAATTCCAGGTTATGCAACGATTCCAACGCTTGCAGATTCGATTACTGATAATCCTAAAAAACAGTGGACTAGTAAAGAACTAGTAGATTTAGCATATGGATATAAACACCCCACCTCAGGTTATAATTACTCTGATACCAACTACTTAATTCTGGGTATGATTATAGAAAAAGTCACTCACGACTCCTTTTATAATCAATTACAGGAAAAAATTATAAAGCCCTTACAATTAAAAGAGACTTATTATATTACTGATTCTTATACCCGACATTTTTTAGAAAAAATGCCTGAAAGTTACTATTATGGTCGAACAGTGGAAAACTTAAAGCATGGTCAAACGGCAACCAATGACAATTTATCAATGGCGGGACCTTCTGGTGCCATGGTTGCAACTACATCCGATGTTGCTAAATGGATAAAAGCTTTATTTTCATCCGATTTTTTACTGCCGAAACAGCAAATGGAGTTAAAATCACTCATTTCGATGAAAACGGGTACTCCAATCTCCCATGTTGATTCAGAAGATCCTAATGGTTTTGGTTTAGGTGTTGTTCAAGGTTATAAGCCACAATTAGGCAAATATTGGTATTATGAAGGTGATGCAATGGGATTTAGAGTCCTTTATATTTATCATCCTTGTAATGAAAAAGTAGTGGTTATTGCATTAAATAGCTCACCTTTTGTCGATGAAGCAGCGGGAGATCATAGTGGTGATTTGTTGTTAGCACTGTACAAAAACGCTTTTGGCATATCACAGAAATGTGAGTAAAATAGGGTAAAATCCAACTTCTTTTGGCAACCTTTCAAAAAGAGGCGAGTCATGCAAGAGGGATATAGGTTATGGTCTTAAAGTACTTGTAAATCCGGTGCAAAAAACCTGTTTAGATAAAAAACGCTTCTGGAATACCTCGTGTTTTTCATTATAAAATGAGTTTTTATAATTTGATAAAGTCGCTTCATTAAATTAACTGGTACAACCTCAAAATCTGGAGTAAGTAAGTTATGACCAATATCGATGTTCGCTGGCAACAACGGTTAAATAATTATGCAAGAGCGCTTCAACAATTATCACTTGCCGTCAACCTGGCGCAAACAAGACCCTTATCCGACTTGGAAAAGCAAGGCTTAATCCAAGCCTTTGAATTTACCCATGAGCTGGCTTGGAATGTGATGAAAGATTATTTCTTTTTCCAGGGAAATTCTGCAATTACTGGTTCTCGTGATGCAACACGCGAATCATTTAACAAGGGATTAATTAAAGAAGGTGAAATCTGGATGGAAATGATTAAAAGTCGCAACCAAACCTCTCATACCTACAACCAATCCGTTGCCGATGAAATTGTCAAAAATATTATTAATTCCTACCACACCTCTTTTCAGGCATTCCTGGAAAAAATGCAAGGTCTGAAAGAGCATGAATGAGCAATTAAACCATCTGTATGGCTTGCCTAGCCATGCTATTGAAGCATTGAAATGTGTCTTTAAAGAGTATCCTCAAATTGATAATGCGATTCTCTACGGATCTCGTGCCAAAGGCACATATCATCAGGGCTCAGATATTGATCTTTGCCTTACCGGAAACTTATTAGGGATCACTGAATTACTTGCTATTGAAAATAAAATTGATGATTTACTGTTACCCTGGAAGGTTGATATATCCCTGAAACACACCATAGACAATCCCGATTTGCTTGAACACATTGAGCGAGCGGGTATCCTGTTTTATACAAAAGAATCGTAGGATTTTAATAAATTATTCACTACGTAAAGAAACCATAGGTTCCAGTTTGGAAGCCCGTCGGGCAGGATAAAATCCGAAAAAGATTCCAGTGGCAGCAGAAACCAGAAAACCGGCAATTGGGGGGAGTAAGTAGATAGTAAAAGTCCAATCACTGAAATAAGCGACTATTCTGGTAAAAATCAAACCTAAAATGACTCCGAGCACCCCCCCCAGCAAAGATAGCATGACAGACTCAACCAAAAACAAAGCCTGGATTTCTCTGTTTTTCGCACCCACTGCTTTGCGAATCCCAATTTCTTTTTTGCGCTCGCTGACCGAAACCAGCATCACATTCATGACACCGATACCACCAACCAGCAAGGAAATTCCACCAATGACCGCTAACAGCAGGGTAAAAATACGGCCCTGATTTTCCATGCTGGCTATAATTTGTTTGGCGCTGCGCGGAAAAACACTGAGTTTCGGCGCCTGAGAATTAATGAGTTCCTTTATTTCATTAATGACTTCATCAATAGGGCTGTCTGGCTTGAGAAGCAATACCGCATTATTGATTTTGGCGTCCTTGCTGACCAGACTCATTCCAGCCAAGGGAATAATGACAGCCTGGTTAATGTCCTCGTTGAAAAAGCCATTTTCTCTCCAATGCTCGGCAACACCGATAATGGTATACAAGGATTGTCCTATGCGTAATTGCTTACCAATGGGATCGTCGAGAGTAATTTCCTTGATTTGTTGTGCCAGGCTATCGCCAATAACACAAAAATGCTCAAAAGAATCCAAAAAGGAAACAAAATGCCCCTGCGCCAAGGTCACATGGATGATATCGGCAAGGCTTTCATCGGCGCCAATCACCGCCCCCTGCATCACTTTGCCATTAAAGCTTAAAGTTTGGTAAGCGGTGCTGTAAGGCGCGATTTTTAATACATAAGGGATGCGTTCGGCTATCTGCTGCCACTGCTCTATCGTTAACGAGTCGGATTCACTATGAGATTTGCTGGGCACCTTTTGATAAACGGAAACCGCCAACAAATCGGTACCCAATGCCTTGAATTGCTCCAACGCTTTTTCGGTAGCCAATTGCCCACAACTAATCAAGGCAACGACAGCAGCAGTCCCTACCAGTATTCCCAGTACGGCCAAAAGCGAGCGGAGTTTGGAGGCCGTTAAATTCACCAACGCTTGTTGGCAATGATTAAGAAAGTTCATTGCCCGGACTCCGCTATGATTGCTCCGTCGGCTAGAGTAATTTGGCGTTTGCATTGCGCGGCCACATGCTCATCATGGGTTACCATGATAATAGTCCGCCCTTCCTGGTGTAAGGCCAAAAACAAATTCATTACCTCAGTACCTGTTTTTGAATCCAGCGCACCGGTAGGCTCATCGGCCAGGATAACCTGTGGGTCAGTCACTAACGCTCTGGCGATAGCAACTCGCTGTTGCTGGCCACCCGATAATTGGGTTGGTCTGTGGCGGATGTATTGGCGCATTCCCACTTTCTCCAGTGCGTGCTCCACTTTTTCTTTTATCAAAGCGGGATTGACTCCTCTGTAGGTCAAAGGCAAAGCCACATTTTGCAGCGCTGTAAAACGAGGAAGCAAATTAAATTGCTGAAAAACAAAGCCAATGTTTTGATTGCGCAATTCAGCCGCCTCATCGTCGCTTAAACTGGCTACATTTCTATTGTTTAAAGTGTAAGTTCCTGTATCCGGTTTATCTAATAAGCCGATGATATTCATTAACGTGGATTTGCCGGAACCTGATGCCCCGACAATAGCGAGTAAATCACCTTCATATACGGTCAAAGACACTTCTTTTAATACCGTGGTACTGATGCCTTCAAGATGATAAGTCTTCACCAAATCAGAAAGCTGGATTAAAGGTTTGTCAATCATAAACCACGACATCTCCTGATTTAAGGCCACTTTCAACCACTACTGAATCCGCTTGAGCGGCACCGGTAGTAATCATCCGTTTCTGAATTTTCCCCTTGGCTAGTTGGACCTGAACAACACTACTGCCTTTTTCCCTTTTAACTGCCGCTATAGGGATTAACAATTGATTATTCGATTCGACATTCAGCTCTATAGAGGCACTCATACCCACTTTGATCCACGACTGTTGCTCGGGAGTTAAGGAATTAACCTCTACTACTGCAGTAAAGGAAGGTAATCCACCAGTGCTGGTGTTTGATGCCTGCGCATTCACTGCAACCAATTTACCTTTCAACTGATGCCTGCCAAATGCAACGCCACTAATTGTGGCATCCATTCCTGGCCGAATTTTATCAATGTCTATCTCTGGAACATCAATTTCTACACTGATTCCATTCAAATCACCTATCAAGGCGATGACTTGCCCGGACTTTATGGTTGAGCCCACAGTCACTCTATTATTTTTATCTTCCCCTGATTTCGGAGGATAAAGCATGATCCCGTCACTGGGAGCCTTCAAATGAATCAAATTATGATTTGTTGTCAGAATCTTTCTCACCTTGTCAAAATCAGACAGGCTGAGATTGGATATATTCTGAGTGTTTTTATCATCCATTTTTTCCAGCATCTCAGAAAGCTTGCGAGTAGCCTGCATTAAGGTAACACGTGCCGTATCCACCCCGGATTTCTCACTTAAGTAATTGTTTTTAGAGATTAATCCCGCATTCCAGAGCTCCTCTGTCCCTACAAATTTTGCCTTGGCAATGGAGTAACTGTCTTTCGCTTTTAAGTAATCGGTTAGGGTATCGTTATACTGTTTTTGCAATTCATTGGAATTTAAAGTTAAAACAATCTCGCCCTTTTTAACCATCTGGCCATAATGGAAATGCATCGTTTCAACAACGGCTTCCATTGGGCTGGTTAGGCTGCTTTCCCTCAAGGGTTGCACGGTCCCGGTAAAATGCAGAGTCTTGTGCAGCGGCTGGGGTTTCACTTCATAGGTTTTTAATGACGTGGTTTGCGGCTTATCAGAGCTGTCACAAGAAACCAAAGTTAAAATAAAGAATGTTATTGAGAATATTTTCAGATAGTTGTTCATCCGCCATACCTTAGTTTAATCTGCCAGTAATCCAGCGTGGTCCCTAAAATCCTTTGCAACGCGGATAACTGATTGAGATACGCAATTTTTGCCCCTATCAATCCTGACTGTGCCTGAATCAATTGATTCTGAGTATTGTTCACATCCAGGGCACTGGAGATTCCTGCCTGTTGTTTTTTCTTTTCCAAAGCGTAAGACTGCTCTGCCAATTTGACTTGCTTTTGTGCCAGTTCATAACGTTTGGCCAAACTCTGAATATTATTAATGGTATTGGTTACACTGGTGATTAAAGCTCTTTTGGCTGCAATAAGGTTAATTTTGTCTTTTTCCAACTGCACTTTAGCATTGATTAATTGACTACGCCGGCCAATATCGTTCAATGGAATGGTCAGGGTGACGCGCACTGATTCCGTGATATTATTACCATTGTAAATGCTGCTTAAACCCGTACTGGTTCCGGTTACATCATTGACCGCTCCACCTTGTACAGTGCCCGCCAAATCAAGCTGCCAAAGTTGCTGATTTTTTGCAACCGTATAAGCCCGCTCATCCGCGCGCAAGGCCATTTTCTGGGCCAGATACTGCGTATTGTGATTCAATGCGATGGTAATGGACTCTTGCAAGTCAGGCACTATAATTTCTTTTATCGTCACATCACTGGGGACTGAAATATGCAAATCCGGATCAAGCCCAATCATTTGCAATAATTCCTGAGAAGCCAGTTTAAAATCATTTTCACCTTGTTCTACCATCAAACTCAACGATTCTATCTGGTAGGATTGCTGTATATTTCCGGTAGGCTCTAATTGTCCCGCAGCAATCTTTTTTTCATTAATTTGATAGGATTTTCTGGCTTCCTCCAGTTGCAAACGCTGGTTCTCTAAATTATTCCCGCTTAAAATCAATGCCCTGTAGGCCGTAATGACCTGGGTAATCTGATCCATAACCGATTGCTGCAAACTTAATTTATTTAACCACTCTTTATCAATCGCATCCAACAGTTTTGCTTCATTCACTGACTTGCCAAATCCTCGCAGCAAGGGTTGGGTAATAGATAAATTTAACACAGGATTATAGCTGTTGTTGGTGGAAACATTGTTATCGATGGATACGGACGCTTTCGTCCCTAATTTGGTTTTCAAATCCAATTCAGGACTGGCCAGAAATGAATGGTTTGTCGCGCTGCCTATCCCTTCAAAAGTACTTTTTTGCACGACACCTGAGGCACCAAGAGCATATTGCAGTTCAAACTCATTATTGGCCAAACGCAATTGATAACGCTGAATAATGCGGTCTAATTCCGCATTCTGGATGTTAGGATTGTAACGCAAGGCTAATAGAATGGCTTCTCTTATCGTCAAATGATGCCTTGTTTTCCTTTTTGATTCAGGCGAAGTAGGCAACTCTATCCAATTTTTCAACATGTATTCC
Above is a genomic segment from Legionella pneumophila subsp. pascullei containing:
- a CDS encoding serine hydrolase domain-containing protein, giving the protein MHIKNIFTWSLMGAVVLSMPLFASEPFKLKSINSLIDKYIEKYNNEELVTGVGATFLSGTQIISTAHGFENNKRKKRLTNNAYFQIGSITKSFTAALILKLEAEGKLNINQTIGYWLPEYNDWKGITIKQLLNMTSAIPGYATIPTLADSITDNPKKQWTSKELVDLAYGYKHPTSGYNYSDTNYLILGMIIEKVTHDSFYNQLQEKIIKPLQLKETYYITDSYTRHFLEKMPESYYYGRTVENLKHGQTATNDNLSMAGPSGAMVATTSDVAKWIKALFSSDFLLPKQQMELKSLISMKTGTPISHVDSEDPNGFGLGVVQGYKPQLGKYWYYEGDAMGFRVLYIYHPCNEKVVVIALNSSPFVDEAAGDHSGDLLLALYKNAFGISQKCE
- a CDS encoding nucleotidyltransferase substrate binding protein, with the protein product MTNIDVRWQQRLNNYARALQQLSLAVNLAQTRPLSDLEKQGLIQAFEFTHELAWNVMKDYFFFQGNSAITGSRDATRESFNKGLIKEGEIWMEMIKSRNQTSHTYNQSVADEIVKNIINSYHTSFQAFLEKMQGLKEHE
- a CDS encoding nucleotidyltransferase family protein; protein product: MNEQLNHLYGLPSHAIEALKCVFKEYPQIDNAILYGSRAKGTYHQGSDIDLCLTGNLLGITELLAIENKIDDLLLPWKVDISLKHTIDNPDLLEHIERAGILFYTKES
- a CDS encoding ABC transporter permease — translated: MNFLNHCQQALVNLTASKLRSLLAVLGILVGTAAVVALISCGQLATEKALEQFKALGTDLLAVSVYQKVPSKSHSESDSLTIEQWQQIAERIPYVLKIAPYSTAYQTLSFNGKVMQGAVIGADESLADIIHVTLAQGHFVSFLDSFEHFCVIGDSLAQQIKEITLDDPIGKQLRIGQSLYTIIGVAEHWRENGFFNEDINQAVIIPLAGMSLVSKDAKINNAVLLLKPDSPIDEVINEIKELINSQAPKLSVFPRSAKQIIASMENQGRIFTLLLAVIGGISLLVGGIGVMNVMLVSVSERKKEIGIRKAVGAKNREIQALFLVESVMLSLLGGVLGVILGLIFTRIVAYFSDWTFTIYLLPPIAGFLVSAATGIFFGFYPARRASKLEPMVSLRSE
- a CDS encoding ABC transporter ATP-binding protein — translated: MIDKPLIQLSDLVKTYHLEGISTTVLKEVSLTVYEGDLLAIVGASGSGKSTLMNIIGLLDKPDTGTYTLNNRNVASLSDDEAAELRNQNIGFVFQQFNLLPRFTALQNVALPLTYRGVNPALIKEKVEHALEKVGMRQYIRHRPTQLSGGQQQRVAIARALVTDPQVILADEPTGALDSKTGTEVMNLFLALHQEGRTIIMVTHDEHVAAQCKRQITLADGAIIAESGQ
- a CDS encoding efflux RND transporter periplasmic adaptor subunit, with translation MNNYLKIFSITFFILTLVSCDSSDKPQTTSLKTYEVKPQPLHKTLHFTGTVQPLRESSLTSPMEAVVETMHFHYGQMVKKGEIVLTLNSNELQKQYNDTLTDYLKAKDSYSIAKAKFVGTEELWNAGLISKNNYLSEKSGVDTARVTLMQATRKLSEMLEKMDDKNTQNISNLSLSDFDKVRKILTTNHNLIHLKAPSDGIMLYPPKSGEDKNNRVTVGSTIKSGQVIALIGDLNGISVEIDVPEIDIDKIRPGMDATISGVAFGRHQLKGKLVAVNAQASNTSTGGLPSFTAVVEVNSLTPEQQSWIKVGMSASIELNVESNNQLLIPIAAVKREKGSSVVQVQLAKGKIQKRMITTGAAQADSVVVESGLKSGDVVVYD
- a CDS encoding TolC family protein — its product is MKFLNKSTALLPIFILSGLIGFHAASAKTSSNTGNSLYSWTENPSTEAQRVEQAEERLKAAIANPEYMLKNWIELPTSPESKRKTRHHLTIREAILLALRYNPNIQNAELDRIIQRYQLRLANNEFELQYALGASGVVQKSTFEGIGSATNHSFLASPELDLKTKLGTKASVSIDNNVSTNNSYNPVLNLSITQPLLRGFGKSVNEAKLLDAIDKEWLNKLSLQQSVMDQITQVITAYRALILSGNNLENQRLQLEEARKSYQINEKKIAAGQLEPTGNIQQSYQIESLSLMVEQGENDFKLASQELLQMIGLDPDLHISVPSDVTIKEIIVPDLQESITIALNHNTQYLAQKMALRADERAYTVAKNQQLWQLDLAGTVQGGAVNDVTGTSTGLSSIYNGNNITESVRVTLTIPLNDIGRRSQLINAKVQLEKDKINLIAAKRALITSVTNTINNIQSLAKRYELAQKQVKLAEQSYALEKKKQQAGISSALDVNNTQNQLIQAQSGLIGAKIAYLNQLSALQRILGTTLDYWQIKLRYGG